A DNA window from Mastomys coucha isolate ucsf_1 unplaced genomic scaffold, UCSF_Mcou_1 pScaffold21, whole genome shotgun sequence contains the following coding sequences:
- the LOC116101703 gene encoding paraneoplastic antigen-like protein 8A has translation MSEPAAMNLLEDWCRGMGMDIHRSLLVTGIPEQCSHAEIEETLNGVLLPLGTYRVLNKIFLRQENVKAALVEVSEGVNLSTIPREFPGRGGVWRVVCRGPTQDDDFLKNLNEFLDTEGRTREDVVRLLRLNPNPPLPNSNQPPPNWAEALGLLLGVVVQVIFYMDAAIRNREEEVRAEEAAEAELMAAWASTARRKVKKEPGLGVEVGSTFKMEDRKYWKNTEDHGDPPKPLVRRAGGKIRSRRRKQKKNPKQEPICWRKPQGGNYSSSYSKANLQAGEAAAAPSSEIPESVKSNKKPFVKQEETVWKKKRVWRDPSDLPRSVLPTADSSGNLEDSDQDGGPENPPKKKAMIWASNKIPALTRKKKKMMGMGALSYVLVDSEATKNKRAILKKGPGSRRVVSIPRGTQPDDVPASTSRAQKTKLGGFPRVSKDSRKL, from the coding sequence ATGTCAGAGCCCGCGGCCATGAACCTGCTGGAGGATTGGTGCAGGGGCATGGGAATGGACATCCACAGGTCCCTGTTGGTCACTGGTATCCCTGAGCAGTGTAGCCACGCAGAAATTGAAGAGACCTTGAATGGGGTCCTTTTGCCACTGGGCACATACCGTGTGCTCAACAAaatttttttgaggcaagagAACGTGAAGGCTGCTCTAGTTGAGGTTAGTGAGGGTGTGAATCTGAGCACTATACCCCGGGAGTTCCCAGGGAGGGGCGGTGTCTGGAGAGTGGTCTGCAGGGGCCCCACTCAGGACGacgactttttaaaaaatctgaatgaATTCCTGGATACCGAAGGTCGCACTCGGGAGGATGTGGTGCGCCTCTTGCGGCTTAACCCCAACCCACCACTCCCGAATTCAAACCAGCCTCCACCGAACTGGGCAGAGGCCTTAGGGTTGCTCCTGGGTGTAGTAGTACAGGTCATTTTCTACATGGATGCTGCAATCCGTAATCGGGAGGAAGAAGTGAGGGCTGAGGAGGCTGCTGAGGCTGAGTTGATGGCGGCTTGGGCTTCCACAGCGAGGAGGAAAGTAAAGAAGGAACCCGGGCTGGGCGTAGAAGTGGGCTCAACTTTCAAGATGGAGGACCGAAAGTACTGGAAGAACACAGAGGACCATGGTGACCCTCCAAAACCTCTAGTTCGCAGGGCTGGAGGTAAAATTCGCtccaggagaaggaagcagaaaaaaaatcccaagcaGGAACCAATATGCTGGAGAAAACCCCAAGGCGGCAATTACAGCAGCAGTTACAGTAAGGCTAACTTGCAAGCCGGTGAAGCTGCAGCTGCCCCAAGCTCAGAGATCCCAGAGTCTGTCAAGAGCAACAAAAAACCCTTTGTGAAGCAGGAGGAGACAgtctggaagaagaaaagggtcTGGAGGGATCCCAGCGATCTTCCTCGGAGTGTGCTGCCCACGGCTGACAGCTCCGGGAATCTAGAGGATTCAGATCAAGATGGCGGACCCGAGAACCCCCCAAAGAAGAAAGCCATGATCTGGGCCTCTAACAAGATCCCTGCCCTCacgaggaagaagaagaagatgatgggCATGGGCGCTCTCTCTTATGTGCTGGTTGATTCTGAAGCCACCAAGAACAAAAGAGCGATTCTGAAGAAAGGGCCTGGTTCTAGAAGGGTTGTGTCGATTCCTCGGGGAACCCAACCTGATGATGTACCTGCTTCAACATCCAGGGCTCAGAAGACCAAGCTGGGAGGCTTCCCTCGTGTCTCCAAAG